A single region of the Ziziphus jujuba cultivar Dongzao chromosome 10, ASM3175591v1 genome encodes:
- the LOC107410492 gene encoding histidine-containing phosphotransfer protein 1 isoform X3 yields the protein MLICIPGVNPQGTMQNSWQSDNHCLSNLSLKLLYLHAELFHSHHGLLEEYVQSLFDEGIVNDQFSQIQTLKSMEQPDLVVQLIDAYLVDVEMILSELTSYSDFPDVDFSKVTLLAHKVKDRSSCFVRALSWIKKEFSCTQDKLESYAQMERRIIRLESRQKGKACTPTNSA from the exons ATGTTAATTTGCATTCCAGGTGTTAATCCACAAGGCACCATGCAAAACTCATGGCAGTCTGATAACCATTGTTTATCAAACCTCTCACTGAAGCTGTTATATCTCCATGCAGAACTGTTTCATTCTCACCATG GACTACTTGAAGAATATGTGCAGTCACTATTTGATGAG GGGATAGTAAATGATCAGTTTTCACAGATTCAGACTCTAAAAAGTATGGAACAACCTGATCTTGTTGTGCAGCTGATCgatgcatatttggttgatgTGGAAATGATTTTATCAGAACTTACAAGCTACAG TGATTTTCCTGATGTTGATTTCTCCAAGGTGACTTTGCTGGCTCACAAAGTAAAGGATAGAAGCTCATG TTTCGTCCGAGCCTTGAGTTGGATAAAGAAAGAATTTTCTTGTACCCAGGACAAGCTGGAGTCCTATGCTCAG ATGGAGCGTAGGATTATCAGACTTGAGAGCAGACAAAAAGGTAAAGCTTGTACACCAACAAATTCTGCTTGA
- the LOC107410492 gene encoding histidine-containing phosphotransfer protein 1 isoform X1, whose product MLICIPGVNPQGTMQNSWQSDNHCLSNLSLKLLYLHAELFHSHHGLLEEYVQSLFDEGIVNDQFSQIQTLKSMEQPDLVVQLIDAYLVDVEMILSELTSYSDFPDVDFSKVTLLAHKVKDRSSCIGAEHVRLACDELIQASVQMNKQNFVRALSWIKKEFSCTQDKLESYAQMERRIIRLESRQKGKACTPTNSA is encoded by the exons ATGTTAATTTGCATTCCAGGTGTTAATCCACAAGGCACCATGCAAAACTCATGGCAGTCTGATAACCATTGTTTATCAAACCTCTCACTGAAGCTGTTATATCTCCATGCAGAACTGTTTCATTCTCACCATG GACTACTTGAAGAATATGTGCAGTCACTATTTGATGAG GGGATAGTAAATGATCAGTTTTCACAGATTCAGACTCTAAAAAGTATGGAACAACCTGATCTTGTTGTGCAGCTGATCgatgcatatttggttgatgTGGAAATGATTTTATCAGAACTTACAAGCTACAG TGATTTTCCTGATGTTGATTTCTCCAAGGTGACTTTGCTGGCTCACAAAGTAAAGGATAGAAGCTCATG CATTGGTGCTGAGCATGTAAGACTTGCATGTGATGAACTCATTCAGGCCTCTGTTCAGATGAACAAGCAAAA TTTCGTCCGAGCCTTGAGTTGGATAAAGAAAGAATTTTCTTGTACCCAGGACAAGCTGGAGTCCTATGCTCAG ATGGAGCGTAGGATTATCAGACTTGAGAGCAGACAAAAAGGTAAAGCTTGTACACCAACAAATTCTGCTTGA
- the LOC107410492 gene encoding histidine-containing phosphotransfer protein 1 isoform X5 yields MGIVNDQFSQIQTLKSMEQPDLVVQLIDAYLVDVEMILSELTSYSDFPDVDFSKVTLLAHKVKDRSSCIGAEHVRLACDELIQASVQMNKQNFVRALSWIKKEFSCTQDKLESYAQMERRIIRLESRQKGKACTPTNSA; encoded by the exons ATG GGGATAGTAAATGATCAGTTTTCACAGATTCAGACTCTAAAAAGTATGGAACAACCTGATCTTGTTGTGCAGCTGATCgatgcatatttggttgatgTGGAAATGATTTTATCAGAACTTACAAGCTACAG TGATTTTCCTGATGTTGATTTCTCCAAGGTGACTTTGCTGGCTCACAAAGTAAAGGATAGAAGCTCATG CATTGGTGCTGAGCATGTAAGACTTGCATGTGATGAACTCATTCAGGCCTCTGTTCAGATGAACAAGCAAAA TTTCGTCCGAGCCTTGAGTTGGATAAAGAAAGAATTTTCTTGTACCCAGGACAAGCTGGAGTCCTATGCTCAG ATGGAGCGTAGGATTATCAGACTTGAGAGCAGACAAAAAGGTAAAGCTTGTACACCAACAAATTCTGCTTGA
- the LOC107410492 gene encoding histidine-containing phosphotransfer protein 1 isoform X4 gives MQNCFILTMGIVNDQFSQIQTLKSMEQPDLVVQLIDAYLVDVEMILSELTSYSDFPDVDFSKVTLLAHKVKDRSSCIGAEHVRLACDELIQASVQMNKQNFVRALSWIKKEFSCTQDKLESYAQMERRIIRLESRQKGKACTPTNSA, from the exons ATGCAGAACTGTTTCATTCTCACCATG GGGATAGTAAATGATCAGTTTTCACAGATTCAGACTCTAAAAAGTATGGAACAACCTGATCTTGTTGTGCAGCTGATCgatgcatatttggttgatgTGGAAATGATTTTATCAGAACTTACAAGCTACAG TGATTTTCCTGATGTTGATTTCTCCAAGGTGACTTTGCTGGCTCACAAAGTAAAGGATAGAAGCTCATG CATTGGTGCTGAGCATGTAAGACTTGCATGTGATGAACTCATTCAGGCCTCTGTTCAGATGAACAAGCAAAA TTTCGTCCGAGCCTTGAGTTGGATAAAGAAAGAATTTTCTTGTACCCAGGACAAGCTGGAGTCCTATGCTCAG ATGGAGCGTAGGATTATCAGACTTGAGAGCAGACAAAAAGGTAAAGCTTGTACACCAACAAATTCTGCTTGA
- the LOC107410492 gene encoding histidine-containing phosphotransfer protein 1 isoform X2, which translates to MLICIPGVNPQGTMQNSWQSDNHCLSNLSLKLLYLHAELFHSHHGLLEEYVQSLFDEGIVNDQFSQIQTLKSMEQPDLVVQLIDAYLVDVEMILSELTSYSDFPDVDFSKVTLLAHKVKDRSSCIGAEHVRLACDELIQASVQMNKQNFVRALSWIKKEFSCTQDKLESYAQHGHADGA; encoded by the exons ATGTTAATTTGCATTCCAGGTGTTAATCCACAAGGCACCATGCAAAACTCATGGCAGTCTGATAACCATTGTTTATCAAACCTCTCACTGAAGCTGTTATATCTCCATGCAGAACTGTTTCATTCTCACCATG GACTACTTGAAGAATATGTGCAGTCACTATTTGATGAG GGGATAGTAAATGATCAGTTTTCACAGATTCAGACTCTAAAAAGTATGGAACAACCTGATCTTGTTGTGCAGCTGATCgatgcatatttggttgatgTGGAAATGATTTTATCAGAACTTACAAGCTACAG TGATTTTCCTGATGTTGATTTCTCCAAGGTGACTTTGCTGGCTCACAAAGTAAAGGATAGAAGCTCATG CATTGGTGCTGAGCATGTAAGACTTGCATGTGATGAACTCATTCAGGCCTCTGTTCAGATGAACAAGCAAAA TTTCGTCCGAGCCTTGAGTTGGATAAAGAAAGAATTTTCTTGTACCCAGGACAAGCTGGAGTCCTATGCTCAG CATGGTCATGCAGATGGAGCGTAG
- the LOC107410493 gene encoding uncharacterized protein LOC107410493 encodes MAQPVLRLVCLVFLLLVVLAEGGPQKPKKVKCKDKKYKNCYHKDLYCPASCLRSCFVDCSTCQTVCTPPPPPPPSPPPPPPKSKRLRSPPPPKVHPSPPLPPTTYTPPSPPPPTSLSPSSWYPPPPPASSEVSGAKRVKCKNNNYPHCYGMELRCPSSCPEQCEVDCVTCSPVCNCNRPGAVCQDPRFIGGDGITFYFHGKKDKDFCIVSDTNLHINAHFIGKRNQNMKRDFTWVQSLGILFDNHKLSIGAKNTSTWDDTVDRLSLSFDGEPIFLPDIEGAKWNPTTSSQDVTITRTQNANSIEVQVEGNFRIKANVVPITEKDSVIHKYGITKEDCFAHLDLSFKFYSLSGDVNGVLGQTYGNKYVSRVKMGVSMPVLGGDREFASSSIFATDCEVSRFNINNGESKGNSSSENYEFVKMKCDSRMDGRGVVCKR; translated from the exons ATGGCTCAACCTGTGTTGCGTTTAGTGTGTTTGGTGTTCCTCTTGCTGGTTGTTTTGGCAGAGGGAGGTCCTCAAAAGCCTAAGAAAGTGAAATGCAAagacaaaaaatacaaaaattgttaCCACAAGGACTTATATTGCCCTGCATCCTGCCTTCGTTCCTGCTTTGTGGATTGTTCCACTTGCCAAACGGTTTGTACACCACCGCCCCCGCCTCCACCGTCACCTCCGCCGCCTCCGCCAAAATCTAAGAGGCTGCGATCTCCACCTCCTCCCAAGGTGCATCCTTCCCCTCCGCTTCCTCCGACCACCTATACCCCTCCCTCACCTCCACCTCCAACTAGTTTAAGTCCGTCATCTTGGTATCCTCCTCCACCTCCGGCTTCTTCGGAGGTTTCGGGAGCAAAGAGAGTAAAATGCAAGAACAATAACTATCCTCATTGCTACGGCATGGAGCTACGTTGTCCCAGCAGTTGTCCTGAGCAATGTGAGGTGGACTGCGTTACATGCAGTCCCGTTTGTA ACTGCAACAGGCCAGGCGCAGTCTGCCAGGACCCTCGATTCATCGGCGGCGATGGAATCACATTCTACTTCCACGGCAAGAAGGACAAAGATTTCTGCATAGTTTCCGACACAAACCTCCACATCAACGCCCATTTCATCGGAAAACGAAACCAAAACATGAAAAGAGACTTCACTTGGGTCCAATCCCTCGGAATTCTCTTCGACAACCACAAACTCTCCATCGGTGCAAAGAACACATCCACATGGGACGACACCGTGGACCGCCTCTCCTTATCATTCGACGGCGAACCCATCTTCCTTCCCGATATCGAAGGCGCCAAATGGAATCCAACAACATCATCACAGGATGTCACCATCACAAGGACCCAAAATGCAAATTCCATTGAAGTCCAAGTGGAAGGAAATTTCAGGATCAAAGCAAATGTGGTTCCCATAACCGAGAAAGATTCGGTGATACATAAATATGGGATTACCAAAGAGGATTGCTTTGCTCACCTTGATTTGAGCTTCAAGTTTTACTCACTGAGTGGGGATGTTAATGGAGTCTTGGGCCAGACATATGGAAACAAGTATGTGAGTAGGGTTAAGATGGGGGTGAGTATGCCAGTTCTAGGTGGTGATAGAGAATTCGCATCTTCAAGTATATTTGCCACGGATTGTGAAGTTTCAAGATTCAATATTAATAATGGAGAGTCTAAGGGCAATTCTTCCTCGGAGAATTATGAGTTTGTGAAAATGAAATGTGATAGCAGGATGGATGGTAGAGGTGTTGTGTGCAAGAGATAA
- the LOC107410505 gene encoding cytochrome P450 94C1, which translates to MSLFQSCLSLESIPTTFCFLFFSFTFLFSMFSLAIFILRLKPWCNCDVCRSFLTSSWAGEFENLCDWYTHLLRKSPSGTVHVHVLGNTITANPENVEHMLKTRFDNYPKGKPFSTLLGDLLGRGIFNVDGDSWRFQRKMASLELGSITVRSYALEIVSSEIKSRLIPLLRSFAVAGGKTGDVVDLQDVFRRFSFDNICKFSFGLDPGCLRLSLPISDLAVAFDLASKLSAERALSASPVIWKMKRLLNIGSERKLKEAIKLVNELAKEIINERRRMGFSTQKDLLSRFMASIDDEDYLRDIVISFLLAGRDTVASGLTSFFYLISNHPDVERAIREESDRVMGPDCEIASYDQMREMHYLHAAVYESMRLYPPIQFDSKFSQDDDVFPDGTLIQKGTRVTYHPYAMGRMERVWGPDCLEFKPERWLKNGVFTPVSPFKYPVFQAGLRVCLGKEMALVEMKSVVVALLRRFDIRVSGSNSNRSPKFAPGLTATVRGGLPVHVHERGV; encoded by the coding sequence ATGAGTTTATTTCAATCTTGTTTGAGTTTGGAATCCATTCCAACCACCTTCtgcttcctcttcttctccttcaCTTTCCTGTTCTCCATGTTCTCTCTGGCAATCTTCATCTTGAGATTGAAACCTTGGTGTAATTGCGACGTTTGCAGAAGCTTCTTGACTTCGAGCTGGGCCGGAGAGTTCGAAAATCTCTGCGATTGGTACACTCATCTTCTCAGAAAATCACCCAGCGGTACCGTCCATGTCCATGTCCTCGGCAACACCATCACAGCTAACCCAGAGAACGTCGAGCACATGTTGAAGACCAGGTTCGATAATTATCCAAAAGGAAAGCCATTTTCTACCCTTCTCGGCGATCTTCTGGGGAGAGGAATATTCAATGTCGACGGCGATTCGTGGAGGTTTCAGCGCAAAATGGCGAGTTTAGAGCTCGGAAGTATAACCGTCCGATCCTACGCGCTCGAGATCGTATCCTCCGAGATCAAATCCAGACTAATTCCGTTATTGAGGTCATTTGCTGTTGCTGGTGGCAAAACTGGAGATGTTGTGGATTTGCAGGACGTGTTCCGGCGGTTCTCATTCGACAACATCTGCAAATTCTCCTTCGGTTTGGATCCAGGTTGTCTCCGGTTATCGCTGCCGATATCGGATCTAGCAGTGGCTTTCGATCTGGCATCGAAATTGTCAGCGGAGAGAGCTTTGTCGGCATCACCAGTGATATGGAAGATGAAGAGGTTGCTCAACATAGGATCGGAGAGGAAGCTTAAAGAAGCAATTAAGCTTGTGAATGAGCTAGCCAAAGAGATCATAAATGAGCGACGAAGGATGGGGTTTTCTACACAGAAAGACCTTCTTTCGAGGTTCATGGCTTCCATCGACGACGAAGACTATCTTCGAGATATTGTCATAAGCTTCCTGTTGGCTGGACGTGATACGGTTGCTTCTGGTTTGACCAGCTTCTTCTATCTGATTTCGAATCACCCGGATGTCGAACGGGCTATCCGAGAAGAATCGGATCGGGTCATGGGACCCGATTGCGAGATCGCGAGCTACGATCAGATGCGGGAGATGCATTACCTGCATGCGGCTGTGTATGAAAGCATGAGGCTTTACCCGCCTATTCAATTCGATTCCAAATTCTCCCAAGACGACGATGTTTTTCCAGACGGGACGCTTATTCAGAAAGGTACCAGGGTTACTTACCATCCCTACGCAATGGGTCGGATGGAACGGGTTTGGGGTCCGGATTGTCTCGAATTCAAACCCGAGAGGTGGTTGAAGAATGGTGTTTTTACGCCTGTGAGTCCTTTCAAGTACCCGGTTTTTCAAGCTGGGCTTAGGGTTTGTTTGGGCAAGGAAATGGCTCTTGTGGAGATGAAGAGCGTTGTGGTTGCCCTACTTCGTCGATTCGATATCCGGGTTTCCGGATCGAATTCGAACCGGTCACCGAAATTCGCCCCCGGTCTCACCGCCACCGTCAGAGGCGGTCTGCCGGTTCATGTTCATGAAAGGGGAGTATAA